In Corynebacterium endometrii, one DNA window encodes the following:
- a CDS encoding 1-phosphofructokinase family hexose kinase — protein sequence MIITLTPNPSIDATLELEEPLGIGAVNRASTVSQFAGGKGVNVSHALRLAGDETVAVFPANKHDAFITITAASDIPFEAVPMDAHVRMNTTITDDSGVTTKVNGPGPMVSEEVQSQLIESVIALAARAEWVVMAGSLPQGMPADWYSQVIAELRARVPHVKIAVDTSDKPMKALGDNLRTAAPDLIKPNSLELGQLTGTDGSALETAAEAGDFSGVVAAARQVNERGVPMVLVTLGSAGAALVTKDGAWIASPPPVEVRSTVGAGDSSLAGFIMGVSRGLDLPGSLANAVAYGTAAAGLPGTTMPNPEDVDIAHTSVAAIEGIPLP from the coding sequence TTAGGGATAGGCGCCGTCAACCGCGCCAGCACGGTGTCCCAATTTGCTGGCGGTAAGGGAGTCAACGTGAGCCACGCGCTGCGCCTGGCCGGCGATGAAACCGTGGCGGTTTTTCCCGCAAATAAACATGACGCCTTCATCACCATCACAGCTGCATCCGATATTCCCTTCGAGGCCGTACCAATGGACGCGCACGTCCGCATGAACACCACGATCACCGATGACAGCGGCGTGACCACCAAGGTTAACGGCCCTGGCCCAATGGTCAGCGAGGAGGTCCAAAGCCAGCTTATAGAGTCGGTTATAGCCCTTGCCGCTCGAGCCGAATGGGTCGTTATGGCCGGCTCGCTTCCCCAGGGCATGCCAGCGGACTGGTACTCCCAGGTAATTGCGGAGCTTCGCGCACGGGTGCCGCACGTAAAAATCGCTGTGGATACTTCCGATAAACCAATGAAAGCCCTCGGGGACAATCTCCGTACCGCGGCGCCTGATTTGATAAAGCCCAATAGCCTAGAGCTTGGCCAGCTGACCGGAACTGACGGTTCTGCGCTGGAAACGGCGGCTGAAGCAGGAGACTTTTCCGGCGTAGTTGCGGCCGCGCGCCAGGTTAATGAGCGCGGCGTACCAATGGTCCTGGTTACTTTGGGTTCAGCGGGAGCGGCGCTGGTCACTAAAGATGGCGCCTGGATCGCAAGCCCGCCCCCGGTCGAGGTGCGCTCCACCGTTGGGGCCGGGGACAGCTCATTGGCCGGTTTCATCATGGGAGTCTCGCGCGGTTTAGACCTGCCCGGTTCTTTGGCCAATGCGGTTGCCTACGGAACCGCCGCGGCCGGCCTACCCGGCACCACCATGCCTAACCCCGAAGACGTTGATATCGCTCATACCTCCGTCGCCGCTATCGAAGGAATCCCTCTTCCTTAA